A section of the Aminiphilus circumscriptus DSM 16581 genome encodes:
- a CDS encoding 2-isopropylmalate synthase: protein MSEDFVRIFDTTLRDGEQSAGINLNCAEKLQIAHQLARLQVNVIEAGFPAASPGDFEAVRSIAEQISGPVIAGLARTRTEDLQACAEAVRPAARPRIHTFIATSDIHLQYKLKMTREKVLEEVKRAVAVARSLVPDVEFSAEDASRSDIDFLVEVFKIAIAEGATTINIPDTVGYAVSKEFGAFVREIITRVNAGPDVIWSVHCHNDLGLAVANSLEAVASGARQVECTVNGIGERAGNASLEEIVMALRTRKDRFGVETRLDTKRLYGASRLVSRLTGVQVPPNKAIVGGNAFAHEAGIHQHGVLCNKATYEIMTPEDVGAPGSQLVLGKHSGKHAFRKRLEDLGYNLTETQVGEAFSLFKELSDKKEMVTDGDLEALVVDDILAVVPSRRFVLKDFSVNLAGKGRATASVTLHDGTEERSDAATGNGPVNASYAAMMRIVGFKPELVSYKITAVSEKSDAVGEADIVLKTDKLVARGRGASTDVIEASIKAYVNAVNRLYQLAAAKGVTLHASNAA from the coding sequence ATGAGCGAGGATTTCGTACGCATTTTCGACACCACGTTGCGGGACGGCGAACAGTCCGCGGGAATCAACCTGAACTGCGCGGAAAAACTCCAGATCGCCCACCAGCTCGCCCGCCTCCAGGTGAACGTCATCGAGGCGGGATTTCCCGCCGCATCGCCGGGGGATTTCGAGGCCGTCCGGAGCATCGCCGAGCAGATTTCCGGCCCTGTCATCGCCGGGCTCGCCAGAACGAGGACGGAGGATCTCCAGGCCTGCGCGGAAGCGGTTCGTCCCGCCGCTCGTCCCCGGATCCACACGTTCATCGCCACCAGCGACATCCATCTCCAGTACAAGCTGAAGATGACCCGTGAAAAGGTCCTCGAAGAAGTCAAGCGCGCCGTCGCCGTCGCCCGGTCTCTCGTTCCGGACGTGGAATTCTCCGCGGAGGACGCGAGCCGCTCGGACATCGACTTTCTCGTGGAGGTCTTCAAAATCGCCATCGCCGAAGGGGCGACCACCATCAACATTCCCGACACGGTGGGCTACGCGGTCTCCAAGGAATTCGGCGCCTTCGTCCGGGAGATCATCACCCGGGTGAACGCGGGACCCGACGTGATCTGGTCCGTGCACTGCCACAACGACCTTGGGCTCGCGGTGGCGAACTCCCTCGAGGCCGTGGCCTCCGGGGCCAGGCAGGTTGAGTGCACCGTGAACGGTATCGGAGAGCGGGCGGGGAACGCCTCCCTGGAGGAGATCGTCATGGCCCTGCGGACGCGGAAGGACCGTTTCGGCGTGGAGACCCGGCTGGACACCAAGCGCCTCTACGGCGCGAGCCGTCTCGTGTCGCGCCTCACGGGCGTGCAGGTTCCGCCGAACAAGGCCATCGTCGGCGGCAACGCCTTCGCCCACGAGGCGGGAATCCACCAGCACGGCGTGCTCTGCAACAAGGCCACCTACGAGATCATGACTCCCGAGGACGTGGGAGCTCCGGGAAGCCAGCTCGTGCTGGGAAAACACTCGGGAAAACACGCCTTCCGGAAACGCCTGGAAGATCTGGGGTACAACCTCACGGAAACCCAGGTGGGAGAGGCCTTTTCTCTCTTCAAGGAACTCTCCGATAAAAAGGAGATGGTCACCGACGGAGATCTGGAGGCCCTCGTGGTGGACGACATCCTCGCCGTTGTGCCGAGCCGGCGTTTCGTCCTCAAGGACTTCAGCGTCAACCTCGCCGGAAAGGGAAGAGCCACTGCTTCGGTAACCCTCCACGATGGCACGGAGGAGCGAAGCGACGCCGCGACGGGGAACGGTCCCGTGAACGCCTCCTACGCGGCGATGATGCGCATCGTTGGCTTCAAGCCCGAACTCGTGAGCTACAAGATCACCGCCGTGAGCGAAAAGTCCGACGCGGTGGGAGAAGCGGACATCGTCCTCAAAACGGACAAGCTCGTGGCGAGGGGACGCGGCGCCAGCACGGACGTCATCGAGGCGAGCATCAAGGCCTACGTGAACGCCGTGAACCGCCTCTATCAACTCGCCGCCGCAAAGGGAGTGACACTGCATGCCTCGAACGCTGCCTAG
- a CDS encoding 3-isopropylmalate dehydratase small subunit, translated as MAETENRSNQASPRETRLEGNAWKFGDDIDTDVIIPARYLVTSDAAELGKHCMEDADPAFVSKISGGDIIVGGENFGCGSSREHAPLAVKGAKVSCIIAASFARIFFRNAINVGLPIFISPEASAKIQPGDRLSVDGVAGVITNLTRNETYAVAPFPPFLQELIATGGLAPYVKKRLAAQEQAVSA; from the coding sequence ATGGCAGAGACCGAGAACCGGAGCAACCAGGCATCTCCCCGGGAAACCCGCCTTGAGGGAAATGCCTGGAAGTTCGGGGACGACATTGACACGGACGTGATCATTCCCGCCCGCTATCTCGTCACCAGCGATGCGGCGGAGCTGGGTAAGCATTGCATGGAGGACGCGGACCCCGCGTTCGTCTCCAAGATCTCCGGGGGAGACATCATCGTCGGGGGCGAGAACTTCGGCTGCGGCTCCAGCCGCGAGCACGCGCCCCTGGCGGTGAAGGGGGCGAAGGTATCGTGCATCATCGCCGCCTCCTTCGCGAGAATCTTCTTCCGCAACGCCATCAACGTGGGGCTTCCCATCTTCATCTCCCCCGAGGCGAGCGCGAAGATTCAGCCCGGAGACCGTCTCTCCGTGGACGGAGTTGCCGGGGTCATCACCAACCTCACCCGCAACGAAACCTATGCCGTCGCGCCCTTTCCTCCCTTTCTCCAGGAACTTATCGCCACGGGAGGACTCGCGCCCTATGTGAAAAAGCGCCTCGCCGCGCAGGAACAGGCCGTCTCCGCCTGA
- a CDS encoding 3-isopropylmalate dehydratase large subunit: protein MPRTLPSAILAAHTADSAKEGDICSVRVDFAFANDITAPPAMRAFREMGARKVFDPDRCAILPDHFTPNKDIAAAQQAKEARDFAREMGMLYWEVGRVGVEHAFLPEQGLLLPGDIVVGADSHTCSGGTLGAFATGMGSTDLAAAWALGETWFLVPPTIRVDFEGTRAPWITGKDFILALLGRIGVQGARYAALEFGGTAVKDLPLDDRFTVANMAVEGGAKAGIFVPDEAVLAYAKARGRRSFEAIYPDEDASYAQRIEIDVAALEPLVAAPSSPGNMRRAAELSGTKVEQVFLGSCTNGRLRDMELAAKLLKGRRVADSVRCIVIPASYEVFAECMKRGYLDIFIEAGAAVSTPTCGPCLGGHMGILAAGERCLATSNRNFVGRMGHPQSEVYLAGPLVAAATAVTGHITDPRELVSGDFWKGL, encoded by the coding sequence ATGCCTCGAACGCTGCCTAGCGCGATTCTGGCGGCGCACACGGCTGATTCCGCCAAGGAGGGGGACATCTGTTCCGTCCGGGTGGACTTCGCCTTCGCCAACGACATCACCGCTCCTCCCGCAATGCGCGCATTCCGGGAGATGGGCGCCCGCAAGGTCTTCGATCCGGACCGGTGCGCCATTCTGCCCGATCACTTCACGCCCAACAAGGACATCGCGGCGGCCCAGCAGGCCAAGGAGGCCCGGGACTTCGCCCGTGAGATGGGCATGCTTTACTGGGAAGTGGGACGGGTGGGCGTGGAACATGCCTTCCTTCCCGAGCAGGGGCTTCTTCTTCCCGGCGACATCGTTGTGGGCGCGGACAGCCATACCTGCAGCGGCGGCACCCTCGGGGCCTTCGCCACGGGCATGGGTTCCACCGACCTGGCCGCCGCCTGGGCGCTGGGAGAGACCTGGTTCCTCGTGCCCCCCACCATCCGGGTGGATTTCGAGGGAACGCGTGCGCCCTGGATCACCGGCAAGGATTTCATTCTCGCTCTTCTGGGGCGCATAGGTGTTCAGGGAGCACGCTACGCCGCCCTGGAGTTCGGCGGCACCGCCGTGAAGGATCTTCCCCTGGACGACCGCTTCACCGTGGCCAACATGGCCGTGGAAGGCGGCGCCAAGGCGGGGATCTTCGTTCCCGACGAGGCGGTTCTCGCCTACGCAAAAGCCCGGGGCAGGCGCTCCTTCGAGGCGATCTACCCCGACGAGGATGCGTCCTACGCCCAGCGCATCGAGATCGACGTAGCAGCTCTGGAACCACTCGTGGCGGCCCCCAGCTCTCCGGGGAACATGCGGCGTGCGGCGGAGCTCTCCGGGACCAAGGTGGAACAGGTCTTTCTCGGCTCCTGCACCAACGGAAGGCTTCGGGACATGGAGCTCGCGGCGAAACTGCTCAAGGGACGGCGCGTCGCCGATTCGGTACGGTGCATCGTCATCCCCGCCTCCTACGAAGTCTTCGCGGAATGCATGAAGCGGGGCTATCTGGACATCTTCATCGAGGCGGGTGCCGCCGTGAGCACCCCTACCTGCGGCCCCTGTCTGGGCGGACACATGGGCATTCTCGCCGCGGGAGAACGTTGTCTTGCGACGAGCAACAGGAACTTCGTGGGACGCATGGGGCATCCTCAGAGCGAAGTCTATCTTGCGGGCCCCCTCGTGGCGGCGGCCACCGCTGTGACGGGCCACATCACCGATCCCCGGGAACTCGTCTCCGGGGATTTTTGGAAGGGCCTTTGA
- a CDS encoding isocitrate/isopropylmalate dehydrogenase family protein: protein MKSTSKSYRIAVIPGDGIGKEVTAEAQKVVNAAGETCGFGVEWHPYPFGADHYLRTGEIFPDSVLGELEQCQAVLLGAIGDPRVKPGLLERGILLRLRFHYDMFVNLRPARSFPNTPLPVAIPEGKRIDTVVVRENTEDFYMGIGGEGRGGDLSFPVEISRDLYSVKGTTTLSFSPETNAAVQLGLATEEGVRRIAAYACDTARRRGEKSVLLASKSNALPQIYGFWETIAGDEVRGQGLDFQVANVDALCYHLVRNPWKYNTILCPNMFGDIVSDLLAGIAGGLGVAAGANIGKGLGMFEPVHGSAPDIAGTGRANPLAAILSAGLMLFSLGETEAAARIESAVENVLGKADKATLPAEFGGGATCSAVGDAVAAAV from the coding sequence ATGAAGTCGACCTCGAAATCCTACAGAATCGCCGTCATCCCCGGGGACGGCATCGGCAAGGAAGTCACCGCCGAGGCGCAAAAAGTGGTGAACGCCGCGGGAGAGACCTGCGGTTTCGGTGTGGAGTGGCATCCCTATCCCTTCGGGGCGGACCACTATCTGCGCACCGGGGAAATCTTTCCCGACTCCGTCCTCGGCGAACTCGAACAGTGCCAGGCCGTGCTCCTCGGCGCCATCGGCGACCCCAGAGTCAAGCCGGGCCTTCTCGAGCGGGGCATTCTGCTGCGGCTTCGCTTCCACTACGACATGTTCGTGAATCTGCGCCCCGCCCGCAGTTTTCCCAACACACCCCTTCCCGTGGCCATTCCCGAGGGAAAGCGCATCGACACCGTGGTGGTCCGGGAAAACACGGAGGATTTCTACATGGGCATCGGCGGCGAGGGACGGGGGGGCGATCTCTCCTTTCCCGTCGAGATCTCCCGGGACCTCTACTCCGTCAAAGGCACCACGACCCTTTCCTTTTCTCCCGAGACGAACGCGGCGGTGCAGCTCGGCCTCGCCACAGAAGAGGGCGTGCGCCGCATCGCCGCCTACGCCTGCGACACCGCACGGCGCCGGGGTGAAAAGAGCGTTCTTCTGGCGTCCAAATCCAACGCCCTGCCCCAGATCTACGGCTTCTGGGAGACCATCGCCGGAGACGAAGTGCGCGGGCAGGGGCTGGACTTCCAGGTGGCCAACGTGGACGCCCTCTGCTACCACCTGGTGCGGAATCCCTGGAAGTACAACACCATTCTCTGTCCCAACATGTTCGGAGACATCGTGAGCGACCTCCTGGCGGGCATCGCGGGAGGACTGGGTGTCGCCGCGGGGGCGAACATCGGCAAGGGGCTCGGCATGTTCGAGCCCGTCCACGGCTCCGCGCCGGACATCGCAGGAACGGGAAGGGCCAATCCGCTCGCGGCGATTCTCTCCGCTGGGCTCATGCTCTTTTCCCTCGGAGAGACCGAAGCGGCGGCGAGAATCGAGAGTGCCGTGGAAAACGTCCTCGGCAAGGCCGACAAGGCCACGCTTCCCGCGGAGTTCGGCGGCGGAGCCACTTGCAGCGCCGTCGGGGACGCCGTGGCGGCGGCAGTGTAG
- a CDS encoding TRAP transporter small permease: protein MTAATNREEGPRPLLLLLSDRINDASECFLFFLMLLMIAVTTLQVVCRFFFTALAWSEELTCFLLVLASLVGAACAFKRGSHMAVTFLVQRLPQGLQRLLALLVHILGVTFFAVVAWYGAALVRSEGSQTTPALGISMS, encoded by the coding sequence ATGACTGCAGCGACGAACCGGGAGGAGGGGCCTCGCCCCCTCCTCCTTCTTCTCAGCGACCGCATCAACGACGCGAGCGAGTGTTTCCTCTTCTTCCTCATGCTCCTCATGATCGCCGTCACCACGCTTCAGGTGGTCTGCCGTTTCTTCTTCACCGCCCTCGCCTGGTCGGAGGAACTCACCTGCTTTCTCCTCGTCCTGGCATCCCTCGTCGGAGCTGCCTGCGCCTTCAAAAGGGGCAGTCATATGGCCGTGACCTTCCTGGTGCAGCGCCTTCCCCAGGGGCTCCAGAGACTCCTCGCCCTGCTCGTGCACATTCTTGGCGTGACCTTCTTCGCCGTGGTGGCTTGGTACGGCGCCGCGCTGGTCCGCTCCGAGGGTTCCCAGACCACGCCGGCCCTGGGCATCTCCATGAGCTGA
- the ilvC gene encoding ketol-acid reductoisomerase: protein MANVYYDKDAQMKVLKGKTVVILGYGSQGHAHAQNLRDSGVSVLIGLHEGSRSKKTAEKDGFEVLSVAKAVAKGDIVMFLMPDHVQAKVYREDVRPNLKKGATLAFAHGFTIHFNQVEPPKDTDVFMIAPKGPGHLVRRMYVEKKGVPGLLAIYQDASGKAKDVALAYGSGIGCGRAGIIETTFAEETETDLFGEQAVLCGGVTELVKAGFDTLVDAGYQPEIAYFECLNELKLIVDMMFEGGLGWMRYSVSDTAKYGDCVAGPKVVDAHVRENMKELLRRVQSGEFARDWILENQSGRPVMKKWMEREKNHSIEKVGAELRKMMPWMEAKSAPED from the coding sequence GTGGCAAACGTGTACTACGACAAGGACGCACAGATGAAGGTACTCAAGGGCAAGACCGTGGTCATCCTCGGATACGGCAGTCAGGGTCATGCCCATGCCCAGAATCTCCGCGACAGTGGTGTGTCGGTGCTCATCGGTCTTCACGAGGGCAGCCGTTCGAAAAAAACCGCCGAAAAGGACGGCTTCGAGGTACTCTCCGTGGCAAAGGCCGTCGCCAAGGGAGACATCGTCATGTTCCTCATGCCCGACCACGTCCAGGCGAAGGTCTATCGGGAGGACGTGCGCCCCAACCTGAAGAAGGGTGCCACTCTCGCCTTTGCCCATGGGTTCACCATTCATTTCAACCAGGTGGAGCCCCCGAAGGACACGGACGTCTTCATGATCGCCCCCAAGGGACCGGGCCATCTGGTCCGCCGCATGTATGTAGAGAAAAAGGGCGTTCCCGGCCTCCTGGCCATCTACCAGGATGCCTCCGGCAAGGCGAAGGATGTGGCCCTCGCCTACGGTTCCGGCATCGGCTGCGGCCGGGCGGGCATCATCGAGACCACCTTCGCGGAGGAGACCGAGACGGACCTCTTCGGCGAACAGGCCGTTCTCTGCGGCGGCGTGACGGAGCTGGTGAAGGCCGGATTCGACACGCTCGTCGACGCGGGATACCAGCCCGAGATCGCCTATTTCGAGTGCCTCAACGAGCTGAAGCTCATCGTGGACATGATGTTCGAGGGCGGCCTGGGCTGGATGCGCTATTCCGTGAGCGACACCGCCAAGTACGGCGATTGCGTCGCCGGTCCCAAGGTGGTGGATGCGCACGTACGGGAGAACATGAAGGAACTCCTCCGCCGGGTGCAAAGCGGCGAATTCGCCAGGGACTGGATCCTCGAAAACCAGTCCGGCCGTCCGGTCATGAAGAAGTGGATGGAGCGGGAGAAGAATCATTCCATCGAGAAGGTCGGCGCGGAACTGCGCAAGATGATGCCCTGGATGGAGGCCAAATCGGCTCCGGAGGATTGA
- a CDS encoding TRAP transporter large permease yields MGLLLGGSFLLLMLLGVPIGLAIGLAALASFVASGFPLEMVPQTLFEGNNSFALVAVPFFVLAGDILAGGGISERIVAFAESGLGRIKGGLSIVSTMASMFIAAISGSGAATTAAVGSALLPSLKRKGYDLCFSSALIASAGTTGVVIPPSVPMVLYAVIAGESVAKLFLGGFLPGALMGTGLIAYAIWIAHRHDYPLGDPVPGVEKWRRFCNALWGLLTPVIILGGIFSGIFTPSEAAAIAVDYTLLVAFLIYRSLTWKQFYRIVVGAGITSSLIMFIIATAKLFGWGLAFYQIPEAVAGTLMNLAGNRPLLILLMVNIIILLAGMFMETASALIILTPLFLPTIQKIGVDPIHFGLILVIGLAIGMATPPVAINIYVASAITGLTLEQISRAIVPMVLILVAVLLLVTYLPGITLLLPRLLL; encoded by the coding sequence ATGGGGCTTCTTCTCGGCGGCAGTTTCCTTCTACTCATGCTCCTGGGCGTTCCCATCGGTCTTGCCATCGGACTCGCCGCGCTGGCCTCCTTCGTGGCGAGCGGCTTTCCCCTGGAAATGGTGCCCCAGACCCTCTTCGAGGGAAACAACTCCTTCGCCCTCGTGGCGGTACCCTTCTTCGTTCTCGCCGGGGACATCCTCGCCGGCGGCGGCATTTCGGAGCGCATCGTGGCCTTTGCGGAAAGCGGCCTGGGACGCATCAAGGGAGGGCTCTCCATCGTCTCCACCATGGCCTCCATGTTCATCGCCGCCATCTCCGGCTCCGGTGCAGCCACCACGGCGGCGGTGGGGTCGGCCCTTCTTCCTTCGCTCAAGCGCAAGGGGTACGACCTCTGCTTCTCCTCGGCGCTCATCGCCAGCGCAGGCACCACCGGCGTGGTCATCCCTCCCAGCGTTCCCATGGTGCTCTACGCGGTCATCGCCGGAGAATCCGTGGCAAAGCTCTTTCTCGGCGGTTTCCTTCCCGGGGCGCTCATGGGAACGGGGCTCATCGCCTACGCCATCTGGATCGCCCACCGGCACGACTATCCCCTGGGAGATCCCGTACCGGGAGTTGAGAAGTGGCGCCGTTTCTGCAACGCCCTGTGGGGACTGCTGACTCCGGTGATCATCCTCGGGGGCATCTTCTCGGGGATCTTCACTCCCTCCGAGGCGGCGGCCATCGCCGTGGACTACACGCTTCTCGTGGCCTTCCTCATCTACCGGAGCCTCACGTGGAAACAGTTCTACCGCATCGTCGTGGGCGCGGGGATCACCTCGTCCCTGATCATGTTCATCATCGCCACGGCAAAGCTCTTCGGCTGGGGGCTGGCTTTTTACCAGATCCCCGAGGCCGTGGCGGGAACACTCATGAACCTGGCGGGCAACCGCCCTCTGTTGATCCTTCTCATGGTGAACATCATCATCCTCCTGGCGGGGATGTTCATGGAGACCGCATCGGCGCTCATCATCCTCACGCCCCTCTTCCTCCCCACCATCCAGAAGATCGGCGTGGACCCCATCCACTTCGGGCTCATCCTCGTCATCGGCCTGGCCATCGGCATGGCCACACCTCCCGTGGCGATCAACATCTACGTGGCCAGCGCCATCACGGGGCTCACCCTGGAGCAGATCAGCCGGGCCATCGTGCCCATGGTGCTCATCCTCGTGGCGGTGCTCCTTCTCGTCACCTACCTGCCGGGGATCACGCTCCTCCTTCCCCGGCTGCTTCTCTGA
- the ilvN gene encoding acetolactate synthase small subunit: MRHKHTTISVLTEDHPGVLSRLSGLVSRRGYNVNSLSVGRTHQPGLSRFTLVVGGDDVPADQIVKQLEKLVETVEVRSLNRNPFVERWMMLVKVHAPMDVRPHVLQTAEVFRCRVVDMGEDAVILELTGDQGKMDAFVEAVRPFGILEVASSGAVAMERAGFAADSRTSRQEIPVRETKTESLRHPEPSFA, translated from the coding sequence ATGCGGCACAAACACACCACCATCAGCGTTCTGACGGAGGATCATCCCGGAGTTCTCTCGCGGCTTTCCGGGCTCGTGTCCCGGAGAGGGTACAACGTGAACAGCCTAAGCGTGGGGCGCACGCATCAACCTGGACTTTCCCGGTTCACTCTGGTCGTAGGCGGGGACGACGTGCCCGCGGACCAGATCGTGAAGCAGCTGGAAAAGCTCGTGGAGACCGTGGAGGTCCGCAGCCTGAACAGAAATCCCTTCGTGGAGCGGTGGATGATGCTCGTGAAGGTCCACGCTCCCATGGATGTCCGTCCCCACGTCCTCCAGACCGCGGAGGTCTTCCGTTGTCGCGTGGTGGACATGGGGGAGGATGCGGTGATCCTGGAGCTCACGGGCGATCAGGGGAAAATGGATGCCTTCGTCGAGGCGGTTCGCCCCTTCGGCATCCTGGAAGTGGCCTCCAGCGGCGCCGTCGCCATGGAACGCGCCGGATTCGCCGCCGATTCCCGCACGTCCCGGCAGGAGATTCCCGTCCGCGAGACGAAGACGGAATCCCTGCGACATCCCGAACCTTCATTCGCATGA
- the ilvB gene encoding biosynthetic-type acetolactate synthase large subunit, producing MTMTGARMVVKALEAEGVEVVFGIPGGTVVTLYDALYDAQFKHVLVRHEQAACHAADGYARASGKTGVCIATSGPGATNLVTGIANAAMDSVPLVVLTGQVLTSLIGTDAFQEADIFGATLPMVKHSFFVKNTEDLQRALRGAFHIAGSGRPGPVLVDIPADVQRASGAFAYPPEISFPGYDPKGKENLADLDLALDALLSASRPVLIAGGGVILSGAWDSLLRLAEEQGIPVVNSLMGKGAFPETHPLSLGLVGMHGMPWANLAVSGADLVIGVGTRFCERSTGRKDRYAPKARILHIDRDPAEIDKNIPATYRLVGDAKKVLDLLLEGTKRKGRERTKANREAWHAAIAEWRRAYPLQSTFPREELAPWNILAALRERAGKDMPVVTEVGQHQMWAAQYWTTEIPRNFITSGGLGTMGFGLPAAVGVSLARSTPRGPAPVVCIAGDGSFLMNCQELDTVARYGLPVKIALFNNASLGMVRQWQQLFWNERYSFTRTEGYDVEKLAGAFGIPARRVDSNADLAEAVSWLFDTEGPAVADFRIPQKDLVLPMVPAGAALDEFLHTIV from the coding sequence ATGACGATGACCGGAGCCCGAATGGTGGTGAAGGCTCTTGAGGCGGAAGGAGTGGAGGTGGTTTTCGGCATTCCCGGAGGCACCGTGGTGACACTTTACGACGCGCTCTACGACGCACAGTTCAAACACGTCCTTGTACGACACGAACAGGCCGCCTGCCACGCCGCCGACGGATACGCCCGCGCCTCGGGAAAAACCGGAGTCTGCATCGCCACGTCCGGCCCCGGAGCGACGAATCTCGTCACGGGCATCGCCAACGCCGCCATGGACTCCGTTCCTCTCGTGGTGCTTACCGGGCAGGTCCTGACGAGCCTCATCGGCACCGACGCTTTTCAGGAGGCGGATATCTTCGGCGCCACGCTTCCCATGGTGAAACACAGCTTCTTCGTGAAGAATACGGAGGACCTCCAGCGGGCTCTTCGGGGGGCTTTTCACATCGCGGGGTCGGGGCGTCCTGGGCCGGTCCTCGTGGACATCCCCGCGGACGTACAGCGTGCCTCCGGAGCCTTCGCCTATCCACCGGAGATCTCTTTCCCCGGCTACGACCCCAAGGGAAAAGAAAATCTCGCCGATCTGGACCTCGCCCTGGATGCACTGCTCTCCGCGTCCCGACCCGTTCTCATCGCGGGAGGCGGCGTCATCCTCAGCGGGGCCTGGGACTCCCTCCTTCGTCTGGCGGAGGAGCAGGGTATTCCCGTGGTCAACTCCCTCATGGGCAAGGGAGCGTTCCCAGAGACACACCCTCTTTCCCTGGGGCTCGTGGGAATGCACGGCATGCCCTGGGCGAACCTGGCCGTCTCGGGCGCGGATCTCGTGATCGGCGTCGGAACCCGGTTCTGCGAACGCAGCACGGGACGCAAGGACCGCTACGCCCCGAAAGCGCGGATTCTCCACATCGACCGGGATCCCGCGGAGATCGACAAAAACATTCCCGCCACGTACCGCCTGGTGGGAGACGCGAAAAAAGTGCTCGACCTGCTTCTGGAAGGAACAAAGAGGAAAGGCCGGGAACGGACGAAGGCGAATCGGGAGGCGTGGCACGCCGCCATCGCGGAGTGGCGCCGGGCCTATCCGCTGCAGTCCACGTTCCCCCGGGAGGAACTCGCCCCCTGGAACATTCTCGCGGCCCTTCGGGAGCGGGCGGGAAAGGATATGCCGGTGGTCACCGAGGTAGGACAGCATCAGATGTGGGCCGCCCAGTACTGGACAACCGAGATCCCCAGAAATTTCATCACCTCCGGCGGTCTCGGCACCATGGGCTTCGGCCTTCCCGCCGCGGTGGGCGTCTCCCTCGCCCGAAGCACGCCCCGGGGACCAGCGCCGGTGGTGTGCATCGCCGGAGACGGCAGCTTCCTCATGAACTGCCAGGAATTGGACACCGTCGCCCGCTACGGACTGCCCGTGAAGATCGCCCTGTTCAACAATGCCTCTCTGGGAATGGTCCGGCAGTGGCAACAGCTTTTCTGGAACGAGCGATACAGTTTCACTCGCACCGAGGGGTACGACGTGGAAAAACTGGCCGGCGCTTTCGGCATTCCCGCCCGGCGGGTGGACTCGAATGCGGATCTGGCCGAGGCCGTCTCGTGGCTCTTCGACACCGAGGGACCTGCGGTGGCGGATTTCCGCATTCCCCAGAAGGACCTGGTCCTTCCCATGGTCCCCGCCGGAGCGGCTCTGGATGAATTTCTCCACACCATCGTTTAG
- a CDS encoding TRAP transporter substrate-binding protein produces the protein MKRLLLLCTVACLLLALAGNALAATEIKLAHVVNEKDAFHLAAEKFKELVEKGSGGELSVTLFPNATLGDERTLLERMKMGVVDMGIITNGPIINFVPTFGAIDLPFLFRDPEHAYKVLDGPIGQELLAALEPQGWKGLAFAERGFRNLTNNKRAVNTPEDVKDLKIRVMQNPVYVDSFKALGANAVPMAWTEALTALQQGTVDGQENPLNVIVAFKLYETQKHLALTRHAYAPAPFIMSLKTWDKLSDAQKELVKSAAQEAAEFERASNNKSEAEWLELVKQNGMEVTTPDTEAFRKAVESVYAQYGPQFGEELIRKILDTK, from the coding sequence ATGAAACGTCTTCTGCTGTTGTGCACCGTCGCGTGTCTTCTGCTCGCCCTCGCGGGGAACGCCCTCGCGGCGACGGAGATCAAGCTCGCCCACGTGGTGAACGAAAAGGACGCGTTCCACCTGGCGGCGGAGAAGTTCAAGGAACTTGTGGAGAAGGGCTCCGGCGGAGAACTCTCCGTGACACTCTTCCCCAACGCCACGCTCGGCGACGAGCGGACCCTGCTGGAGCGCATGAAGATGGGCGTGGTGGACATGGGCATCATCACCAACGGTCCCATCATCAACTTCGTGCCCACCTTCGGCGCCATCGACCTGCCCTTCCTGTTCCGGGATCCCGAGCATGCCTACAAGGTCCTGGACGGCCCCATCGGCCAGGAACTCCTCGCCGCTCTCGAGCCCCAGGGATGGAAGGGGCTCGCCTTCGCGGAGCGGGGCTTCCGGAACCTGACGAACAACAAGAGGGCCGTCAACACTCCCGAGGACGTGAAGGATCTCAAGATCCGGGTCATGCAAAACCCCGTCTACGTGGATTCCTTCAAGGCTCTCGGCGCCAACGCGGTCCCCATGGCCTGGACGGAGGCCCTTACGGCACTTCAGCAGGGAACCGTGGACGGGCAGGAGAACCCCCTGAACGTCATCGTGGCCTTCAAGCTCTACGAGACCCAGAAACACCTGGCGCTCACGCGCCACGCCTATGCCCCCGCACCCTTCATCATGAGCCTGAAGACCTGGGACAAGCTCTCCGACGCCCAGAAGGAACTCGTGAAGAGCGCCGCCCAGGAAGCCGCGGAGTTCGAGCGTGCGTCGAACAACAAGAGTGAGGCGGAATGGCTGGAGCTGGTGAAGCAAAACGGCATGGAAGTCACCACCCCCGACACGGAGGCCTTCCGCAAGGCCGTGGAATCCGTGTACGCGCAGTACGGGCCCCAGTTCGGCGAAGAGCTGATCCGGAAGATCCTGGACACCAAGTAG